Proteins encoded within one genomic window of Haloarcula marismortui ATCC 43049:
- a CDS encoding alpha-D-ribose 1-methylphosphonate 5-triphosphate diphosphatase, giving the protein MNNNENQTLISGGTVVTPTTEIEKGTVAFSNGKIVSVEAESHDNPDIDATGKYVLPGLVDLHGDDIERHLFPRAEERVDTTIALDRCDIANASAGVTTKYHAISFEDVPDDNRSIELARRLAEQIRNFNYETGARVDNRLHMRCELTNEASVDAVSEEIKSGGDLVSLVTHVPGTGQFTGENTLAQRYDRSDGELETGLQSLKTRRSGVPEAELLARAREVTELASNRNMTVASHDDETVASVDNAAAIGVDISEYPLSHRVAQRATELNLTVAMGAPNVVRGGSLWDGPDASQAIKDGVVDILCSDFRPQSLLSSVFIENDEPLKDRVFRVSTAPAAAAGLYDRGRLECGARADIIIVDPDPSPSIARTYVAGDQVYCSA; this is encoded by the coding sequence ATGAACAATAATGAAAACCAGACATTGATATCAGGAGGAACTGTTGTTACGCCTACTACTGAAATAGAGAAGGGGACAGTAGCATTCTCTAACGGGAAAATCGTCTCAGTGGAAGCAGAATCTCATGACAACCCTGATATTGATGCGACGGGTAAATACGTTCTTCCTGGATTGGTAGATCTCCACGGTGATGACATCGAACGGCACCTTTTTCCAAGAGCGGAAGAGCGTGTCGACACAACTATCGCTCTGGATCGATGCGATATAGCCAATGCCAGTGCGGGAGTTACGACAAAATATCACGCTATCTCATTCGAGGACGTTCCAGATGATAACCGGAGTATCGAATTAGCCCGTCGCCTCGCCGAGCAGATACGAAATTTCAACTACGAAACTGGCGCCCGAGTCGACAACAGACTCCATATGCGGTGTGAGCTCACCAATGAAGCGTCAGTTGACGCTGTCTCGGAAGAAATCAAATCGGGGGGCGACCTCGTATCTCTTGTCACACACGTTCCTGGAACAGGTCAATTCACCGGCGAAAACACACTTGCACAGCGCTATGACCGCTCTGACGGGGAATTAGAAACAGGGCTTCAATCCCTCAAAACACGTCGCAGTGGTGTCCCCGAAGCAGAGTTGCTCGCGCGCGCACGAGAGGTCACAGAATTAGCGAGCAATAGAAATATGACGGTCGCTTCACACGACGATGAAACTGTTGCGAGTGTAGATAACGCTGCTGCCATCGGGGTAGACATCAGTGAGTATCCGCTTTCCCACCGTGTTGCGCAGCGTGCAACCGAGCTAAACTTGACCGTTGCAATGGGTGCTCCGAATGTGGTGCGTGGCGGGAGCCTGTGGGACGGGCCCGATGCGTCTCAGGCAATCAAAGACGGCGTTGTTGACATCCTTTGTAGCGACTTTCGTCCGCAATCACTGCTTAGTTCTGTGTTCATTGAAAACGATGAGCCGCTCAAAGACCGGGTGTTTCGTGTTTCTACTGCACCAGCTGCTGCTGCCGGCCTGTACGACAGAGGGCGGTTGGAGTGCGGGGCAAGGGCCGACATTATCATCGTCGATCCAGATCCGTCTCCATCTATAGCACGAACATATGTTGCCGGCGACCAAGTGTATTGCTCGGCATAG
- a CDS encoding DUF7344 domain-containing protein encodes MGVKDTAQTKAEPNNELSDESVPASKGNESSADQAAPQEQDGHGASLDVIFEILKNSRRREVLHFLRERDEQVSLGELAEHVAAIENETTTDALTSSERKRVYVGLYQCHLPKMDDIGVIDFNQDRGHITLTEKADDFEKYLNRSEEEAENRQWYRYYAAVSVLGAMVLAASVAFSLSGTMVFGLFSLVVGVAGACSVYHWSVEREAPDSE; translated from the coding sequence ATGGGAGTCAAAGACACCGCACAAACGAAGGCAGAACCGAATAATGAACTGAGCGATGAATCCGTCCCAGCGTCAAAAGGGAACGAAAGCAGTGCCGACCAAGCAGCGCCGCAGGAGCAGGACGGCCACGGTGCATCTCTGGACGTTATTTTTGAAATACTGAAAAACAGCCGCCGTAGAGAGGTCCTCCATTTTCTTCGAGAACGGGACGAACAGGTATCTCTTGGAGAACTTGCGGAACACGTCGCGGCCATCGAAAACGAAACCACGACTGATGCGTTGACATCAAGTGAGCGCAAGCGCGTGTACGTCGGACTGTACCAGTGCCATCTACCGAAGATGGACGATATCGGTGTCATCGATTTCAACCAAGACCGTGGGCATATCACCCTTACCGAGAAGGCCGACGACTTCGAAAAGTACCTCAACCGCTCTGAGGAGGAGGCGGAGAATCGACAGTGGTATCGGTATTATGCAGCTGTCTCGGTGCTGGGCGCAATGGTCCTCGCTGCTTCTGTCGCCTTCTCACTTTCCGGGACCATGGTTTTCGGACTGTTCTCCCTGGTCGTAGGTGTTGCAGGCGCGTGTTCCGTCTATCACTGGTCAGTTGAGCGGGAAGCACCGGACAGCGAGTAG
- a CDS encoding winged helix-turn-helix domain-containing protein: MADFDQWDEVSYVISSRYRVETLRRLSEGPATPSLIADDREMSIAHVSRALQELRESELVDLLVSEDRKKGRVYDITKKGVDIWETIERKNMA, from the coding sequence ATGGCAGACTTTGATCAGTGGGACGAAGTGAGCTACGTAATCAGTTCACGGTATCGAGTCGAGACTCTCCGCCGGTTGTCAGAAGGCCCTGCGACACCGTCGTTAATCGCGGACGATAGAGAAATGAGTATTGCTCACGTTTCACGTGCCTTGCAAGAGCTTCGTGAGTCGGAACTGGTCGATCTACTAGTTTCGGAAGATCGGAAAAAAGGCCGTGTGTACGACATTACTAAGAAGGGTGTCGATATTTGGGAAACAATCGAACGGAAGAATATGGCATAA
- the gfo6 gene encoding D-xylose 1-dehydrogenase Gfo6, with protein sequence MKDWIDAYNGRDWQTTTDGTVRYALLGLGWWTIDLALPAIQDSDLGEVTTFVSSSSEKAKRLADENGVDHGISYEEFHDGKASDAFDAIYIGTPNAFHLEYAKTAAELDKAILCEKPMESTVERAEEMVEVCEDAAVPLMIAYRMQTDPAVRRAKQLIEDGFIGEPVSVYGNNSQPLLEMNPNTDQWRLDPDLSGYGTSVMDLGIYSINTTRFLLEREPLAVQSQMDSHGEAFEDVPDERSGALLALEDGVKMVTTDSQNAHRDTQLKITGTDGQIELRPAFHGKAKLHLSRNETTVTVEHENFDAEDEMREEFDYFADRVLTDAEIVPDGRHGLQDMRIIRAIHEAAESSDVVEL encoded by the coding sequence ATGAAAGATTGGATTGATGCCTATAACGGACGTGACTGGCAAACCACAACGGACGGAACGGTTCGGTACGCACTGTTGGGCCTCGGTTGGTGGACAATCGACCTGGCACTCCCCGCGATTCAAGACTCTGATCTAGGTGAAGTCACGACGTTTGTCAGTAGTTCCTCGGAGAAAGCCAAACGTCTCGCCGACGAAAACGGTGTAGACCACGGGATAAGTTACGAAGAGTTCCACGACGGGAAGGCGTCCGACGCGTTTGATGCCATCTACATCGGGACACCGAACGCTTTCCATTTAGAGTACGCCAAAACAGCCGCGGAGTTAGACAAAGCGATCCTGTGTGAGAAACCAATGGAGTCAACAGTCGAACGGGCAGAGGAGATGGTTGAGGTCTGTGAGGACGCCGCCGTGCCGCTGATGATCGCCTATCGAATGCAAACTGACCCCGCCGTCAGGCGTGCAAAGCAACTCATCGAAGACGGATTCATCGGTGAGCCAGTATCCGTATACGGCAACAATAGCCAGCCGTTGCTTGAGATGAATCCGAACACAGACCAGTGGCGGCTCGATCCGGACCTGTCAGGATATGGCACCTCAGTGATGGACCTCGGGATTTACTCGATTAACACGACTCGGTTCTTGCTCGAAAGAGAACCGCTGGCGGTGCAGTCACAGATGGATTCTCATGGGGAGGCCTTCGAGGACGTGCCTGATGAACGCTCCGGAGCATTGCTTGCGCTGGAAGACGGTGTGAAAATGGTCACGACCGATAGCCAGAACGCCCACCGTGATACGCAACTGAAAATAACTGGAACGGACGGGCAGATCGAACTCCGTCCAGCGTTCCACGGGAAAGCGAAACTCCATCTGTCTCGGAACGAGACCACAGTAACTGTCGAACACGAGAACTTCGACGCGGAGGATGAAATGCGAGAGGAGTTCGATTACTTCGCTGACCGCGTTTTGACTGATGCTGAGATTGTCCCGGACGGTCGCCATGGCCTCCAAGATATGCGGATCATCCGAGCAATTCACGAGGCTGCGGAGAGCAGCGATGTCGTCGAACTGTAA
- a CDS encoding COG1361 S-layer family protein, producing MAPKAQKLLLLAVVGIVVTSGTATAAVVGSPDIVATLEDDGVAPGEQKTVEISLVNTGDLQSGSAQNPALNSEVTAAKGLTVSLSSGDAPISVKNSKRSLGTLQVGPKVTVPFEISVDEDADSGTHEAQLKLRYKHASFISEETGARDENENTRTVDVEIDVTNDATFNVTDIDSNARVDSTGTVAVTVENTGSSSARDSAVTLESQSQDLTVSGGAATSRFVDKWEPGEVRTFNYRVSAAEAAEPEPYGFELSVAFDNEDGLRTQSAGQSIAVEPDPEQRFSVVNSSSSVAVSNTGTYEVQLRNTGPLTVDDASVTFASRNADITFGKSSSTTAYVGNWEPGEVRTVRVDATASPDAEDRSYALSANVQYDDHEGDTSTYDDVQLSLSPAPEQNFGVSNIDTSLQAGEDGSLSATLTNTGTRDVENVVIAWESQQSTLSPKETQYAVGNLDAGESANFSFGVDVSNSAEAGARQFDFGVSYRDDNDDRVVAETLEVRSTVDGSQDEFDIEMQNSTLGVGQDRSITFTITNTKDKTLTSIEGKAFVNDPLSSSDDETFIAELGPRESETVSVQLSAGSNALDKTYPLNLDFQYETPDGDKRVSDTYSLPIEVTDQSGSGGTPLWLIGGVGLLAVVGGVVWYSRQ from the coding sequence ATGGCACCGAAGGCACAGAAGCTGCTACTCCTGGCCGTAGTTGGCATTGTCGTAACTAGCGGAACGGCAACCGCTGCGGTCGTTGGGAGCCCCGATATCGTTGCAACGCTTGAAGACGACGGTGTCGCCCCTGGTGAGCAAAAGACTGTAGAAATTTCCCTAGTCAACACCGGGGATTTGCAAAGTGGTTCAGCTCAAAATCCGGCGTTAAACAGCGAGGTAACCGCTGCTAAGGGACTCACCGTGTCACTTAGCTCTGGCGACGCACCAATATCCGTCAAGAACTCGAAACGAAGCCTCGGGACCCTCCAAGTCGGCCCAAAGGTTACAGTCCCGTTTGAGATCAGCGTGGATGAAGACGCGGACTCTGGAACACACGAAGCACAACTGAAATTGAGGTACAAGCACGCGAGCTTCATCTCTGAAGAGACGGGGGCTCGAGACGAGAACGAGAACACTCGGACTGTCGACGTTGAAATCGATGTCACCAATGACGCCACGTTTAATGTGACTGATATTGATTCGAATGCCCGCGTTGACTCTACGGGCACAGTAGCGGTTACTGTTGAAAATACCGGAAGCAGTTCCGCACGGGACTCCGCGGTAACGCTGGAATCCCAGAGTCAGGACCTCACAGTGAGCGGCGGCGCTGCCACTTCACGATTCGTTGATAAGTGGGAACCGGGCGAAGTCCGGACGTTCAATTATCGTGTGAGTGCCGCTGAAGCCGCCGAGCCGGAGCCGTACGGGTTTGAGCTGTCGGTCGCATTTGACAACGAGGACGGCCTCCGAACGCAATCAGCAGGACAATCCATTGCAGTCGAACCTGATCCTGAACAGCGGTTCTCAGTCGTCAATTCAAGCAGCTCTGTCGCCGTCAGCAACACGGGAACGTACGAGGTTCAGCTCCGCAACACAGGCCCGTTGACTGTTGATGACGCATCTGTTACGTTTGCTTCACGGAACGCCGATATAACGTTCGGCAAGAGTTCCTCGACAACAGCATATGTTGGCAACTGGGAACCCGGTGAAGTTCGGACCGTCCGAGTTGATGCAACAGCCAGCCCCGATGCCGAGGACCGAAGCTACGCGCTGTCGGCCAACGTCCAGTATGATGATCACGAGGGCGACACCAGCACCTATGACGATGTACAGTTGAGCCTCAGTCCGGCACCTGAACAGAACTTTGGCGTGTCCAATATTGACACCTCACTCCAAGCCGGTGAAGACGGATCACTGAGTGCAACCCTCACAAACACTGGAACGCGTGATGTTGAGAACGTTGTTATCGCTTGGGAAAGCCAGCAGTCGACACTATCGCCAAAAGAGACGCAGTACGCTGTCGGAAATCTCGATGCAGGCGAATCAGCCAACTTCAGCTTTGGTGTTGACGTGTCCAACAGCGCAGAGGCAGGCGCTCGGCAGTTTGACTTCGGAGTGAGCTATCGCGACGACAACGATGACAGGGTTGTCGCAGAGACACTTGAAGTTCGCTCAACAGTGGATGGCAGTCAGGACGAATTCGACATCGAAATGCAGAATTCGACGCTCGGCGTCGGACAAGACCGCTCAATTACGTTTACGATAACGAATACGAAAGACAAGACGCTGACCAGCATTGAGGGCAAGGCGTTCGTCAATGATCCGCTCAGCAGCAGTGACGATGAAACGTTTATCGCTGAGCTGGGACCCAGAGAGTCAGAAACGGTTTCCGTCCAGCTCTCAGCGGGAAGCAATGCGCTGGACAAGACGTATCCGCTCAATCTTGACTTCCAGTATGAGACGCCAGACGGGGACAAACGGGTTTCAGACACCTACAGTCTGCCAATAGAAGTTACGGACCAGTCCGGAAGCGGCGGGACGCCACTGTGGCTTATCGGTGGTGTTGGACTTCTCGCAGTCGTTGGCGGCGTGGTCTGGTACAGCCGACAGTAA
- a CDS encoding helix-turn-helix domain-containing protein — MTESDAIKREWLVTWKVGVEDGIAYTLFYVVGDREPYESALSGVETMESYDITPVRDEAFYAFIRGQETDRSRQFYTAFEQPTLMIVPPVAYRPHGIVLFDVVGEPAALEQVRSALPDGISVNVRKIGEYDASPGTFATGLTSRQREALTVGREVGYYDVPRNGSVEDVAKELGCAPSTASNHLRKAEARLVERTFK; from the coding sequence ATGACCGAAAGCGATGCAATCAAGCGCGAATGGCTCGTCACATGGAAAGTCGGCGTCGAAGACGGAATTGCCTATACGTTGTTCTATGTCGTCGGCGATCGCGAGCCGTACGAATCGGCGCTTTCTGGGGTTGAAACCATGGAAAGCTACGATATTACACCCGTTCGGGACGAGGCGTTCTATGCGTTCATCCGTGGCCAAGAGACTGACCGATCACGACAGTTCTACACGGCGTTCGAACAGCCGACCCTAATGATAGTCCCACCGGTTGCCTACCGGCCGCATGGGATCGTGTTGTTCGACGTCGTCGGGGAGCCTGCCGCGCTCGAACAGGTCCGGAGTGCGCTTCCCGATGGAATTTCGGTAAATGTCCGGAAAATCGGCGAATACGATGCCAGTCCCGGAACATTTGCCACCGGCCTCACTTCACGCCAGCGCGAGGCACTCACCGTGGGACGAGAAGTCGGGTACTACGACGTCCCACGAAATGGGAGCGTCGAGGACGTTGCCAAAGAACTCGGTTGTGCCCCGAGCACTGCATCGAACCATCTCAGAAAAGCAGAGGCACGGCTTGTTGAACGGACGTTCAAATGA
- a CDS encoding TetR/AcrR family transcriptional regulator has translation MTNEITFFQNPEGTREEILEATFYALRQHGYADLTISKIGDEFGKSQSLIYHHYDNKDELLVDLLDYMLEQVENQVPLPNQSPEAYIDVIVDEIFGTSNNSDIEFSQAVIELRAQAAHDDDYNRLFRRSDDFIRKQIARVIQAGVDAGAFTVEDPSQTAALFHTVLVGIQAERITSDEDTIDDVRAEFRRYVENCLLSE, from the coding sequence ATGACTAACGAGATAACCTTTTTTCAGAACCCGGAGGGAACCCGCGAGGAGATCCTCGAGGCAACCTTCTATGCACTGCGTCAGCACGGCTACGCGGATCTAACTATTTCAAAGATAGGTGATGAGTTCGGGAAGAGTCAATCGCTCATATATCATCATTACGATAATAAAGACGAGTTGCTGGTAGATCTTCTTGATTACATGCTTGAGCAGGTCGAAAACCAAGTTCCGCTTCCCAACCAATCCCCTGAAGCATACATTGACGTGATCGTCGACGAAATATTTGGGACAAGCAACAACAGTGATATCGAATTTTCCCAGGCTGTGATTGAGTTGCGAGCGCAGGCAGCGCACGACGACGATTACAACCGTCTCTTTCGCAGGAGTGATGACTTTATTCGAAAGCAGATCGCCCGTGTCATCCAAGCGGGTGTTGACGCCGGCGCATTTACTGTTGAAGACCCATCGCAGACAGCCGCACTGTTCCACACAGTTTTAGTCGGGATTCAGGCGGAACGGATTACCAGCGACGAGGACACAATCGACGACGTGAGAGCCGAATTTCGACGGTACGTCGAGAACTGTTTGCTCTCGGAGTAG
- a CDS encoding NADH-quinone oxidoreductase subunit B translates to MSSDRRNVDDAQSDDRICPGRRANDRFNSTLREVLGSSPFILTKFDTFLNWVRGSSMFVLQFGIACCTIEMMGTLATKHDLDRFAAGVPRASPRQADLIIVPGTIVSKFAPRMKRVYDQMPEPKFVVSMGSCTISGGPFQEGYNVIKGAEQVIPVDIHVPGCPPRPEALIYGIAKLQERIAEGESSPVTVKPYELEQFGDLERDELVDKLASEIDEDDLVMRYDWSSP, encoded by the coding sequence ATGAGTAGTGATCGGCGGAATGTGGACGACGCACAGTCAGATGATCGGATATGCCCCGGCAGAAGAGCAAACGACCGATTTAATTCTACACTTCGGGAGGTGCTTGGGTCATCTCCGTTCATACTCACGAAATTCGACACGTTCCTGAACTGGGTTCGGGGGTCTTCCATGTTCGTGCTGCAGTTCGGCATCGCCTGTTGCACTATTGAGATGATGGGTACTCTCGCGACGAAACACGACCTCGACCGCTTTGCTGCCGGAGTCCCTCGGGCATCACCGCGACAGGCAGATCTGATTATCGTTCCAGGCACAATTGTTTCGAAGTTCGCACCGCGGATGAAGCGCGTCTACGACCAGATGCCCGAGCCGAAGTTCGTCGTCTCGATGGGGTCCTGTACCATTTCCGGTGGCCCATTTCAGGAAGGATACAACGTGATCAAAGGTGCAGAGCAAGTCATTCCGGTTGACATCCACGTCCCGGGCTGTCCACCACGCCCCGAGGCACTCATCTACGGCATCGCCAAACTGCAAGAGCGCATCGCTGAGGGTGAGTCCTCACCGGTAACGGTCAAACCCTACGAACTAGAACAGTTCGGCGATCTTGAACGGGATGAACTCGTAGACAAACTCGCCAGCGAAATCGATGAGGACGACCTCGTCATGCGGTACGACTGGAGTTCGCCATAG
- a CDS encoding Cdc6/Cdc18 family protein gives MGMFERDTEIYLDRDALREDYQPENLVGRDTELNRYRAALQPVINGEQPNNIFLYGKTGVGKTAGTRYLIDHLEEDAAKYEDIDLTVKMLNCDGLSSSYQIATRLVNEFRDETSQISTTGYPRATVYDMLWTELDSCGGTIYIVLDEVDHIEDDSILYQLPRARANDNLSSAKIGIIGISNDFSFRDDLSPKVKSSLCEEEIQFPAYDAKELIQILQQRADVAFHDGVLEDGVIELCAAYGAKDAGDARQSLDLLMKTGDLARDKDTDTISEDLVREARDVLERGRIQEGISGLTQHGHLVVYAMVTLDQEGKTPARTRDIRPRYTNFAEKAGIDPLVPRRMRDHLGELSMLGIISAIERNEGRRGGTYREYSLEMDPEMILAALEKTVDDVGIHKSVTNLVDAEATLSDFQST, from the coding sequence ATGGGGATGTTCGAACGTGACACCGAGATCTACTTGGATCGGGATGCCCTCCGAGAGGATTACCAGCCTGAGAACCTTGTCGGGCGTGATACTGAGCTAAACCGGTATCGAGCTGCGCTTCAACCCGTAATCAACGGTGAGCAGCCCAACAATATCTTCTTGTACGGTAAAACGGGGGTCGGGAAGACTGCTGGTACGCGGTATCTAATCGACCATCTCGAAGAAGACGCAGCAAAGTACGAGGATATCGATCTCACGGTGAAAATGTTAAATTGTGACGGCCTCTCCAGTAGCTATCAAATCGCTACCCGACTCGTCAACGAATTCAGGGACGAAACGAGCCAGATCAGTACGACGGGATATCCGCGCGCGACAGTGTATGATATGCTCTGGACCGAACTCGACTCCTGTGGTGGCACTATCTATATCGTTCTCGACGAAGTCGATCACATCGAAGACGACAGTATCCTCTATCAACTCCCACGTGCGCGAGCAAACGACAACCTGAGCTCTGCGAAGATCGGTATCATCGGTATCTCGAACGATTTCTCTTTCCGCGATGACCTCTCCCCGAAGGTCAAGAGCTCACTCTGTGAAGAGGAAATCCAGTTCCCCGCATACGACGCGAAGGAGTTGATACAGATCCTGCAACAACGCGCTGATGTAGCGTTTCACGACGGCGTCCTCGAAGACGGTGTCATCGAACTGTGCGCTGCTTACGGCGCGAAAGACGCCGGTGACGCACGACAGTCACTTGACCTGCTCATGAAAACGGGCGACCTGGCCCGCGACAAAGACACAGACACGATCTCGGAAGACCTTGTTCGAGAGGCACGTGACGTTCTGGAACGGGGTCGGATTCAAGAGGGTATTTCGGGACTGACCCAACACGGTCATCTGGTGGTATATGCTATGGTTACACTTGACCAGGAAGGGAAGACGCCGGCCCGGACACGGGATATCAGACCTCGATACACGAACTTCGCCGAAAAGGCAGGGATTGACCCGCTTGTTCCACGCCGGATGCGTGACCACCTCGGTGAACTGTCGATGTTAGGTATTATTTCGGCAATCGAACGGAACGAGGGACGGCGTGGTGGGACCTATCGCGAGTACTCTCTCGAGATGGACCCGGAAATGATTCTTGCAGCGCTTGAGAAGACTGTTGACGATGTTGGAATCCACAAATCTGTCACTAACCTTGTCGATGCCGAAGCGACGCTTTCGGACTTCCAGTCTACGTAG
- a CDS encoding HalOD1 output domain-containing protein yields the protein MTDDSRSDEADGDTGLFAATSGTLTEVRYDPTSDQELAAVIVQAIADQTGTEAGTYRESPLHDYIDVGAIETLLFGTQPGQSTGPATQTITFQYRNFLVTVRADGVIQLSNTDNNRSGRY from the coding sequence ATGACCGACGACAGCCGGAGCGATGAGGCTGATGGGGATACGGGCCTCTTTGCGGCAACGAGCGGCACCCTCACTGAAGTTCGGTACGACCCAACTAGCGATCAGGAGCTTGCCGCGGTTATTGTTCAGGCCATCGCCGACCAGACGGGAACAGAAGCAGGAACGTATCGTGAGTCGCCATTGCACGACTACATTGATGTCGGTGCAATTGAGACACTGCTGTTCGGCACACAGCCGGGCCAGTCAACCGGACCAGCGACTCAGACCATCACATTTCAGTACCGGAACTTTCTGGTGACAGTGCGCGCTGACGGAGTGATCCAGTTGTCGAATACCGACAACAACAGGTCAGGTAGGTACTAG
- a CDS encoding ABC transporter substrate-binding protein, with translation MDKADDSNGLTRRDYLSGGSVLLGTSIVAGCSGDGGESPSTATSRDSGTDTSTPSDNGPYTASLSPVGEVEFDSVPENVFTMYNQYADMLVALNHGDAVNSMFVPDMAGPSMNHYYERLSGVSFEWEDLPNPYDNFSKEFFYSLGSDVHFLDPAWAITQENWDMSDIEEIIDNIGPFFGNFYSGTHSDPQGPYSGDYQYYTLWELFSRVATVFQERRRYEQLRAVYDELINTIQTNLPPEEERPTAIRVTLGDDQFWTYHLNRPGFWLADTRPLGANDAFGDETWDGLWGSVGYETMLEADPDVILHLWGMTPRYDMDDIRGRLESHSVGKELAAVQTDRVYAHGMRYHGPIMNLFQIEMTAKQLYPDIFGEWPTYENGDHYPEIPSAEQLFSRDRVANIITDG, from the coding sequence ATGGACAAGGCAGACGATTCAAATGGTCTCACCCGGCGCGACTACCTCTCCGGCGGTAGTGTGCTGCTTGGCACGTCGATCGTTGCTGGCTGTTCCGGTGACGGTGGCGAATCGCCCAGTACCGCTACATCGCGCGATAGCGGAACGGACACATCGACCCCATCAGATAATGGCCCCTACACTGCCTCACTTTCTCCCGTCGGGGAAGTCGAGTTCGACTCCGTCCCGGAGAACGTCTTCACGATGTACAATCAGTATGCAGATATGTTAGTTGCGCTCAATCACGGTGACGCGGTCAATTCGATGTTCGTGCCAGACATGGCTGGGCCATCGATGAACCACTACTACGAGCGACTTTCCGGCGTCTCTTTTGAGTGGGAAGACCTTCCCAACCCCTACGATAATTTCAGCAAGGAGTTCTTTTATAGCCTCGGTAGCGACGTTCACTTCCTTGACCCCGCATGGGCGATTACCCAGGAGAACTGGGATATGAGCGATATCGAGGAAATTATCGACAACATCGGCCCCTTTTTCGGAAATTTCTACAGCGGAACACACAGTGACCCGCAGGGACCCTACAGTGGGGACTACCAGTATTACACGCTGTGGGAGCTTTTCAGTCGTGTCGCCACCGTATTTCAGGAGCGAAGGCGTTACGAACAGCTCAGAGCCGTTTACGATGAGCTCATCAATACCATCCAAACGAACCTTCCGCCAGAAGAAGAACGACCGACAGCGATTCGGGTTACACTTGGCGATGACCAGTTTTGGACGTATCATCTGAACCGTCCGGGATTTTGGCTCGCCGACACGCGTCCACTTGGAGCCAACGACGCTTTCGGGGATGAAACGTGGGACGGTCTCTGGGGTTCAGTTGGCTATGAAACGATGCTGGAGGCGGACCCTGACGTAATCCTCCACCTCTGGGGAATGACACCGCGCTACGACATGGATGATATCCGCGGGCGACTCGAGTCACACAGCGTTGGGAAAGAGCTCGCCGCAGTCCAAACCGACCGTGTGTACGCACACGGAATGCGATACCACGGCCCTATCATGAATCTGTTCCAGATCGAGATGACCGCGAAACAACTCTACCCAGATATCTTTGGTGAGTGGCCAACCTACGAAAACGGGGATCACTATCCAGAGATCCCATCGGCTGAACAGCTTTTCAGCCGCGACCGCGTTGCCAATATCATTACGGACGGGTAG